In one window of Drosophila mauritiana strain mau12 chromosome X, ASM438214v1, whole genome shotgun sequence DNA:
- the LOC117147791 gene encoding trypsin-1, with amino-acid sequence MAVMASIARLALFYTATFLLAEASGEDGKIVNGTAAGPGEFPFVVSLRRAKSGRHSCGATLLNPYWVLTAAHCVRGSSPEQIDLQYGSQMLARNSSQVARVAAIFVHPRYEPEDKYVNDIALLQLAQSVALSKFVQPVRLPEPRQVTPGNASAVLAGWGLNATGGVVQQHLQKVKLQVFSDTECSERHQTQLHDSQICAGLPEGGKGQCSGDSGGPLLLTDSDTQVGIVSWSIKPCARPPFPGVFTEVSAYVDWIVETVNSCSPPSSLWVGQLIVGRSPPSLSS; translated from the exons ATGGCCGTCATGGCTTCGATCGCAAGGCTCGCACTATTCTACACGGCAACCTTCCTTTTAGCAGAAGCCTCTGGCGAGGATGGAAAAATCGTCAACGGCACTGCAGCTGGCCCGGGGGAGTTTCCCTTTGTGGTCTCGCTGCGACGCGCGAAGAGCGGCCGTCACTCCTGCGGCGCTACGCTGCTTAACCCGTACTGGGTCCTGACAGCCGCCCACTGCGTGCGGGGCTCCTCGCCCGAGCAGATTGATCTGCAGTACGGCAGCCAGATGCTGGCGCGAAACTCTAGCCAGGTGGCCCGCGTGGCCGCCATCTTCGTCCATCCACGGTACGAGCCAGAGGACAAGTACGTCAACGACATCGCCTTGTTGCAGCTAGCGCAGTCCGTCGCTTTGAGCAAGTTTGTTCAGCCGGTACGTCTGCCAGAGCCTCGGCAAGTCACGCCCGGAAACGCCAGTGCTGTCCTCGCGGGCTGGGGATTGAATGCG ACGGGCGGCGTGGTCCAGCAGCATCTGCAGAAGGTCAAACTGCAAGTGTTCAGCGATACGGAATGCAGCGAGCGCCATCAGACCCAGCTGCACGACAGCCAGATCTGTGCAGGATTGCCCGAAGGTGGAAAAGGCCAGTGCAGTGGCGACTCCGGCGGCCCGCTGCTCCTTACTGACTCCGACACCCAGGTGGGCATTGTTTCTTGGAGCATCAAGCCCTGTGCACGGCCACCGTTTCCGGGCGTCTTCACCGAGGTGTCGGCCTACGTGGACTGGATTGTGGAGACGGTAAATAGCTGCTCGCCCCCGTCGTCGCTTTGGGTGGGCCAGCTAATTGTGGGACGATCCCCGCCTAGCCTAAGCAGCTAA
- the LOC117148049 gene encoding uncharacterized protein LOC117148049, translated as MRELNKQQSQDTTDSGVEKGDYPRATNGVVFGAIVTFASFFVLMMTFCSPYWIESYEETRASFKNMGLWQYCFKDFVYPKYAFPKQFTGCHNIFSHEYYVIREYLLPGWLMAVQGFVTMSFIIVFLVLALLSLTIIRLPLKAVLQYEWLLVRLSYMGTAISSLFMFLAVCIFGGCAYRRDWMMYPKFNVLGWSYALAVVTFMLLGLAALILQREARQAYDTRGEQKNLVMQMEMQEPGYQPPRHHHSQSRSLQGYI; from the exons ATGCGTGAACTTAACAAGCAACAGTCGCAGGACACCACGGACTCGGGCGTCGAGAAGGGCGACTATCCGCGGGCCACCA ATGGCGTGGTCTTCGGCGCCATAGTTACATTCGCCAGCTTTTTCGTGCTGATGATGACCTTCTGCTCGCCGTACTGGATCGAGTCCTACGAGGAGACGAGGGCTAGCTTCAAGAACATGGGCCTGTGGCAGTACTGCTTTAAGGACTTCGTGTACCCCAAGTATGCGTTCCCCAAGCAGTTCACCGGCTGCCACAACATCTTCTCGCAC GAATACTATGTTATCCGTGAGTATCTGCTGCCCGGCTGGCTCATGGCGGTGCAGGGCTTCGTGACCATGTCCTTCATCATCGTGTTCCTTGTGCTGGCCCTGCTCTCGCTTACCATCATCCGACTGCCTCTTAAGGCCGTTTTGCAGTACGAGTGGCTGCTCGTCCGCCTCTCCTACATGGGCACCGCCATCTCAT CTCTGTTCATGTTTTTGGCCGTGTGCATCTTCGGGGGCTGCGCCTACCGCCGTGACTGGATGATGTACCCCAAGTTCAACGTGCTGGGCTGGTCCTACGCCCTGGCCGTTGTCACCTTCATGCTGCTTGGTCTAGCCGCTCTGATCCTGCAGCGCGAGGCCCGGCAAGCCTACGACACCCGCGGCGAGCAGAAGAACCTGGTAATGCAAATGGAGATGCAGGAGCCGGGCTACCAGCCGCCGCGCCACCACCACAGCCAGTCGCGCAGCCTGCAGGGCTACATATAA